A single genomic interval of Spinacia oleracea cultivar Varoflay chromosome 6, BTI_SOV_V1, whole genome shotgun sequence harbors:
- the LOC130464190 gene encoding uncharacterized protein gives MKIRAAYHQAMMMTSNVDPTHPLPSSTCTTHLHLHLHPENPNKPSTDSLNNTIDINSVPVSMVKKRSNALAFDLIDLQDKPNPKKHCFMMKGTNLTLKLLLSEPHRPSDDDDDQNKIINPVPVSMVNNHGVRIFPQNPPIRRSRPKKLKTTSCFNQQDRRHSDDQVLELLRQHINTNNLEFKDVTDAKLILEKKLTDSDLKDDQARLAIPKLQTTEFLTPDEETFLATKIDVNKNNKIDVKVIMESSVYNMCLSRWNYGNNNSNWKYVLKNEWKKLKMDKDLKAGDTIRIVSFRSEKRLNFVILGPKRPIKLQDGSCFKLFGTIMETSPWW, from the coding sequence ATGAAAATACGCGCTGCATACCATCAAGCTATGATGATGACCAGCAATGTCGATCCCACTCATCCTTTGCCTTCTTCTACTTGTACtactcatcttcatcttcatcttcatcctgAAAACCCTAACAAGCCTTCTACTGATTCCTTAAACAATACCATCGATATCAACTCTGTTCCTGTCTCTATGGTTAAAAAACGCTCTAATGCCTTGGCTTTTGATCTAATTGATCTTCAAGATAAACCAAACCCTAAGAAGCATTGTTTCATGATGAAAGGCACTAATCTCACCTTAAAATTATTGCTTTCCGAACCACACCGGCCttctgatgatgatgatgaccaAAACAAGATCATCAATCCTGTTCCGGTTTCGATGGTCAACAACCATGGTGTTCGCATATTCCCACAGAATCCGCCCATCAGACGTTCCAGGCCCAAGAAATTAAAAACAACCTCTTGTTTTAACCAACAAGATCGTCGTCATTCAGATGATCAAGTGTTGGAATTATTGCGTCAACAcatcaacaccaataatttggAGTTTAAAGATGTAACTGATGCCAAATTAATCCTGGAGAAGAAGCTTACAGACAGTGATCTTAAAGATGATCAAGCACGATTGGCTATCCCTAAATTACAGACTACAGAGTTTCTAACTCCTGATGAGGAAACCTTTCTTGCTACTAAAATTGATGTCAACAAAAACAACAAGATCGATGTCAAGGTAATCATGGAGTCTAGTGTGTACAACATGTGTCTGAGTCGATGGAATTACGGTAACAACAATTCCAATTGGAAGTATGTTTTGAAGAATGAGTGGAAGAAACTGAAGATGGATAAGGATCTCAAGGCAGGGGATACCATTCGAATTGTGTCGTTTCGGTCTGAAAAGCGTCTGAATTTTGTAATACTAGGTCCTAAACGTCCAATCAAGTTGCAGGATGGTAGTTGTTTTAAATTGTTTGGGACTATTATGGAGACTAGCCCATGGTGGTAG